One genomic window of Burkholderia diffusa includes the following:
- the aroG gene encoding 3-deoxy-7-phosphoheptulonate synthase AroG, whose amino-acid sequence MPPHNTDDVRIRELKELTPPAHLIREFACSEAASELIYNSRQSMHRILHGMDDRLIVVIGPCSIHDTKAAIEYAGRLVKERERFKGELEIVMRVYFEKPRTTVGWKGLINDPHLDNSFKINEGLRTARELLLQINEMGLPAATEYLDMISPQYIADLISWGAIGARTTESQVHRELASGLSCPVGFKNGTDGNVKIAVDAIKAASQPHHFLSVTKGGHSAIVSTAGNEDCHVILRGGKTPNYDADSVNAACADIGKAGLAARLMIDASHANSSKKHENQIPVCADIGRQVAAGDERIVGVMIESHLVEGRQDLKEGCPLTYGQSITDACIAWDDSVKVLEGLAESVKARRVARGSGN is encoded by the coding sequence ATGCCCCCGCACAACACCGACGACGTCCGCATTCGCGAACTCAAGGAACTGACGCCGCCCGCCCACCTGATCCGCGAATTCGCATGCTCCGAGGCCGCGTCCGAGCTGATCTACAATTCGCGCCAGTCGATGCACCGCATCCTGCACGGGATGGATGACCGGCTGATCGTCGTGATCGGGCCGTGCTCGATCCACGATACGAAGGCGGCGATCGAGTACGCGGGGCGGCTCGTGAAGGAGCGCGAGCGCTTCAAGGGCGAGCTGGAAATCGTGATGCGCGTGTACTTCGAAAAGCCGCGCACGACGGTCGGCTGGAAGGGGCTCATCAACGATCCGCACCTCGACAACAGCTTCAAGATCAACGAAGGGCTGCGCACCGCGCGCGAACTGCTGCTGCAGATCAACGAGATGGGGCTGCCGGCCGCGACCGAGTACCTCGACATGATCAGCCCGCAGTACATCGCCGATCTGATCTCGTGGGGCGCGATCGGCGCGCGCACGACCGAGTCGCAGGTGCACCGCGAGCTCGCGTCGGGACTGTCGTGCCCTGTCGGCTTCAAGAACGGCACCGACGGCAACGTGAAGATCGCGGTCGACGCGATCAAGGCCGCATCGCAGCCGCACCATTTCCTGTCGGTGACCAAGGGTGGTCACTCGGCGATCGTGTCAACGGCCGGCAACGAGGACTGCCACGTGATCCTGCGCGGCGGCAAGACGCCGAACTACGACGCGGACAGCGTGAACGCCGCCTGCGCTGACATCGGCAAGGCCGGCCTCGCCGCGCGCCTGATGATCGACGCGAGCCACGCGAACAGCTCGAAGAAGCACGAGAACCAGATCCCCGTGTGCGCGGACATCGGCCGCCAGGTTGCGGCCGGCGACGAGCGCATTGTCGGCGTGATGATCGAGTCGCACCTCGTCGAGGGGCGTCAGGACCTGAAGGAAGGCTGCCCGCTGACCTACGGCCAGAGCATCACCGATGCGTGCATCGCGTGGGACGACAGCGTGAAGGTGCTCGAAGGCCTCGCGGAATCGGTGAAGGCACGGCGCGTCGCGCGCGGCAGCGGCAACTGA
- a CDS encoding carbon-nitrogen hydrolase family protein — MTDHTRSATPFRVAALQMVSTPDVARNLAEAGRLIAEAAGDGAQLVLLPEYFCFMGHRDTDKLALAEPYRDGPIQRFLSEAAHRHGIWVIGGTLPLKAPEPDRVLNTTLVFDPTGHEAARYDKIHLFNFEKGDESFDEARTIRAGDTVVAFDAPFGRVGLSVCYDLRFPELYRRMGDCALIVVPSAFTYTTGRAHWDMLLRARAVENQCYVLAAAQGGKHENGRRTWGHSMLIDPWGEIVAVRDEGASVVTGALDPQRIADVRQSLPAWRHRVLA, encoded by the coding sequence ATGACCGATCACACCCGTTCCGCCACACCCTTTCGGGTCGCCGCGCTGCAGATGGTGAGCACGCCGGACGTCGCACGCAATCTCGCCGAAGCCGGCCGCCTGATCGCGGAAGCGGCCGGCGACGGCGCGCAGCTCGTGCTGCTGCCCGAGTATTTCTGCTTCATGGGCCATCGCGACACCGACAAGCTCGCGCTCGCCGAACCCTACCGCGACGGCCCGATCCAGCGCTTCCTCTCGGAGGCCGCGCACCGTCACGGCATCTGGGTGATCGGCGGCACGCTGCCGCTGAAGGCGCCCGAACCCGATCGCGTGCTGAACACGACGCTCGTATTCGACCCGACCGGCCACGAAGCAGCGCGCTACGACAAGATCCACCTATTCAACTTCGAGAAAGGCGACGAATCGTTCGACGAGGCGCGCACGATCCGCGCGGGCGACACCGTCGTCGCGTTCGACGCGCCGTTCGGGCGGGTGGGCCTGTCGGTCTGTTACGATCTGCGCTTTCCGGAGCTGTATCGCAGGATGGGCGACTGCGCGCTGATCGTCGTGCCATCGGCGTTTACGTATACGACGGGCCGCGCGCACTGGGACATGCTGCTGCGCGCGCGGGCCGTCGAGAACCAGTGTTATGTGCTCGCGGCCGCGCAAGGCGGCAAGCACGAGAACGGCCGGCGCACCTGGGGCCACAGCATGCTGATCGACCCGTGGGGCGAGATCGTCGCGGTCCGCGACGAAGGCGCGAGCGTCGTGACCGGCGCGCTCGATCCGCAGCGCATCGCCGATGTGCGCCAGAGCCTGCCCGCGTGGCGGCATCGCGTGCTGGCCTGA
- the tldD gene encoding metalloprotease TldD, translating to MNIIEPGIRNLALAKDILLTPYGLDESLLTRTIADIFTHRVDYADLYFQATRSEAWSLEEGIVKSGSFSIDQGVGVRAVAGDRTAFAYSDDLSPEAIAQAAAATKAIAAAGGGRQKIKAATSLKGISGRDLYLPSDPLASLDATAKVKLLERIEQMARGRDPRVTQVMAGLAGEYDVVLVARSDGALAADIRPLVRVSVTVIAEQNGRREIGSGGGGGRFDYGYFTDEVLSRYVDDAVHAALVNLDARPAPAGAMTVVLGPGWPGVLLHEAIGHGLEGDFNRKGSSAFAGRIGEQVAAKGVTVVDDGTLPNRRGSLNIDDEGNPTQCTTLIEDGILKGYIQDTLNARLMKMPVTGNARRESYAALPMPRMTNTYMLNGDKDPQEIIASVKNGLYAVNFGGGQVDITNGKFVFSASEAYMIENGKITYPVKGATLIGSGPESLKYVSMIGNDMSLDSGVGVCGKEGQSVPVGVGQPTLRIDKMTVGGTA from the coding sequence ATGAACATCATCGAACCCGGCATCCGCAATCTTGCGCTGGCGAAGGACATCCTCCTCACGCCGTACGGCCTCGACGAGAGCCTGCTCACGCGCACGATCGCCGACATCTTCACGCATCGCGTCGACTACGCGGACCTGTACTTCCAGGCGACCCGCAGCGAAGCGTGGAGCCTCGAGGAAGGCATCGTGAAGTCGGGCAGCTTCAGCATCGATCAAGGCGTCGGCGTGCGCGCGGTCGCGGGCGACCGCACCGCGTTCGCGTACTCGGACGACCTGTCGCCGGAGGCGATCGCCCAGGCGGCCGCGGCCACCAAGGCGATCGCGGCGGCCGGCGGTGGCCGCCAGAAGATCAAGGCCGCGACTTCGCTGAAGGGCATCTCGGGCCGCGACCTGTACCTGCCGTCCGATCCGCTCGCGTCGCTCGATGCAACGGCCAAGGTCAAGTTGCTCGAGCGCATCGAGCAAATGGCGCGCGGGCGCGACCCGCGCGTCACGCAGGTGATGGCGGGCCTCGCCGGCGAATACGACGTCGTGCTGGTCGCGCGCAGCGACGGCGCGCTCGCGGCCGACATCCGCCCGCTCGTGCGTGTGTCGGTCACGGTGATCGCCGAACAGAACGGCCGCCGCGAGATCGGCTCCGGCGGCGGCGGCGGTCGCTTCGACTACGGCTACTTCACCGACGAAGTGCTGTCGCGCTACGTCGACGATGCCGTGCACGCGGCACTCGTGAATCTCGACGCGCGCCCGGCCCCGGCCGGCGCGATGACGGTCGTGCTCGGGCCGGGCTGGCCGGGCGTGCTGCTGCACGAGGCGATCGGCCATGGCCTCGAGGGCGACTTCAACCGCAAGGGCTCGTCGGCGTTCGCCGGCCGCATCGGCGAGCAGGTCGCCGCGAAGGGCGTGACGGTGGTCGACGACGGCACGCTGCCGAATCGCCGCGGCTCGCTGAACATCGACGACGAAGGCAACCCGACGCAGTGCACGACGCTGATCGAGGACGGCATCCTGAAGGGCTACATCCAGGACACGCTGAACGCGCGCCTGATGAAGATGCCCGTCACCGGCAACGCACGGCGCGAGTCGTATGCGGCGCTGCCGATGCCGCGCATGACCAACACGTACATGCTGAACGGCGACAAGGATCCGCAGGAGATCATCGCGTCGGTGAAGAACGGCCTGTACGCGGTGAACTTCGGCGGTGGCCAGGTCGACATCACGAACGGCAAGTTCGTGTTCTCGGCGTCCGAGGCATACATGATCGAGAACGGCAAGATCACGTACCCGGTGAAGGGCGCGACGCTGATCGGCAGCGGCCCGGAATCGCTGAAGTACGTGAGCATGATCGGCAACGACATGTCGCTCGACTCGGGCGTCGGCGTGTGCGGCAAGGAAGGTCAGAGCGTGCCGGTCGGCGTCGGCCAGCCGACCCTGCGGATCGACAAGATGACGGTCGGCGGTACGGCATAA